The proteins below are encoded in one region of Campylobacter rectus:
- a CDS encoding cytochrome c oxidase, cbb3-type, CcoQ subunit has translation MDAQTLREIQGYGFFAFVVVAVALLYGYYFHLYKSERSGRRNYEKYSDLALKDGIDEEILESSDNAKKEK, from the coding sequence ATGGACGCGCAGACTCTAAGAGAAATCCAAGGCTACGGATTTTTCGCATTCGTGGTAGTTGCGGTGGCACTTCTTTACGGATATTATTTTCATCTTTACAAGTCCGAGCGAAGCGGCAGGCGAAACTACGAAAAATACTCCGATCTCGCTTTAAAAGACGGCATCGATGAAGAAATTTTAGAGTCTAGCGACAATGCTAAAAAGGAAAAGTAA